A single Gemmatimonadales bacterium DNA region contains:
- a CDS encoding SRPBCC domain-containing protein: MPAIHIQSFVASPPGQVWAALTSAAGAGVLLDGLPARGWPEPRGEQAPFHLHVAWPHTPEPTEVSVTLHELGGGTRIDLVHQGWGEGGAWEEQVQGHFAGWLQGLAALGLLVESEKDTRPATPALKAAERYFASGEIPTSPSAVYRSLTDADVLERWSDGVLEGAERTDAIENGYLRWSLPNRAELVIILRRTPRGTHCALAEYGVVDKVASARWPAMFERLTRFLE; this comes from the coding sequence GTGCCGGCCATTCACATCCAGTCCTTCGTCGCGTCGCCGCCCGGGCAGGTCTGGGCGGCGCTGACGTCTGCGGCGGGAGCGGGCGTGCTGCTCGACGGACTCCCCGCGCGCGGGTGGCCCGAACCGCGGGGCGAGCAGGCGCCGTTCCATCTGCACGTGGCCTGGCCTCACACCCCCGAGCCCACGGAGGTCTCGGTCACCTTGCACGAGTTGGGCGGCGGCACCCGCATCGACCTGGTGCACCAGGGCTGGGGCGAGGGTGGCGCGTGGGAGGAGCAGGTCCAGGGCCACTTCGCGGGGTGGCTCCAGGGCCTCGCGGCGCTGGGCTTGTTGGTGGAGAGCGAGAAAGACACTCGGCCCGCGACGCCGGCTCTGAAGGCGGCGGAGCGGTACTTCGCGTCGGGCGAGATCCCCACTTCGCCGAGTGCGGTCTATCGCTCGCTGACGGATGCGGACGTGCTCGAGCGTTGGAGCGACGGAGTGCTCGAGGGCGCGGAGCGGACGGACGCGATCGAGAACGGCTACCTGAGGTGGTCGCTCCCGAATCGCGCGGAGCTCGTCATCATCCTTCGCCGCACGCCGAGGGGCACGCATTGCGCGCTGGCCGAGTACGGGGTGGTGGACAAGGTGGCTTCGGCCAGGTGGCCTGCGATGTTCGAGCGGCTCACGAGGTTCCTGGAATAG